In the genome of Streptomyces sp. 846.5, the window TGCCGACGCCCTCGCGCACGGCGCGCAGGCAGCCCTCCATCTTCGGCAGCATCCCGCTGGCCAGCGTCGGCAGCAGCTTCTCCAGCTCGTTGGCGCTGAGCTGGCTGATCACGTCGTCGCTGGCCGGCCAGTCGGCGTAGAGGCCCTCGACGTCGGTGAGCACCACCAGCATCTCGGCGTTCAGCGCGACCGCCATCGCGGCGGCGGCGGTGTCGGCGTTGATGTTGTAGACATGGCCGTCGGCGCCGCGGGCGATCGAGGAGATGATGGGGATGCGGCCGTTGTCCAGCAGCGCGTTGACCGCGCCGGGCTCGACATGGGCGATGTCGCCGACCAGGCCGATGTCCACCTGGGCGCCGTCCACCTCGGCGTAGCGCTTGACGGCGGTCATGGTGTGGGCGTCCTCGCCGGTCATGCCGACGGCGAACGGGCCGTGGTCGTTGAGCATGCCGACCAGCTCGCGCTGGACCTGTCCGGACAGCACCATCCGGACCACGTCCATGGTCTCCGGGGTGGTGACCCGCAGGCCGGCGGTGAAGTGCGAGTCGATGCCCAGCTTCTCCAGCTGGGCGCTGATCTGCGGGCCGCCGCCGTGCACGATGACCGGGCGCAGCCCGGCGTAGCGCAGGAAGACCACGTCCTGGGCGAAGGCCGCCTTCAGCGACTCGTCGACCATGGCGTTGCCGCCGAACTTGATGACCACGGTCTTGCCGTGGAAGCGCTCCAGCCAGGGCAGCGCCTCGATGAGGGTGAGCGCCTTGGGCAACGCGGTGTTGTTGCGGGCCTGTTCGCCCTTGGGTGCGATCTGCACGGCCGTCGGGCCCCTTCAGCTGGAGTAGGCGCTGTTCTCGTGGACGTACTCGGCGGTGAGGTCGTTGGTCCAGACCGTGGCGCCGGCCGCACCGGCGTGCAGGTCAGCGGTGATGACGACCTGACGGTCCTTCATGCTGACCAGGTCGCGGTCCTCGCCCACCCCGCCCGACTTGCACACCCAGACGCCGTTGATGGCCACGTCCAGCGCGTCGGGGTCGAAGACGGCGGTGGTGGTGCCGATCGCGGACAGCACCCGGCCCCAGTTGGGGTCCTCGCCGTGGACGGCGCACTTGAGCAGGTTGTTGCGGGCGATGGTGCGCGCCACGTCGACGGCCTCGGTCTCGGTGGCGGCGTTGACGACGTCGATGCGGATGTCCTTGCTGGCGCCCTCGGCGTCGCCGACCAGCTGCAGCGCGAGATCGGCGCAGACGGCCCGGACCGCCTCCGCGAACGCGGCCTGATCCGGCGTCACCCCGCTCGCCCCGGAGGCCAGCAGCAGCACAGTGTCGTTGGTGGACATGCAGCCGTCGGAGTCGACGCGGTCGAAGGTGGTACGGGTGGCCGCGCGCAGAGCGGTGTCCAGCCGCTGCGCGTCCACGACGGCGTCGGTGGTGAGCACCACCAGCATGGTGGCCAGGCCCGGGGCGAGCATGCCGGCGCCCTTGGCCATGCCGCCCACGGTCCAGCCGTCGGCGTGGGTGACCACTGCGGTCTTGTGGACGGTGTCGGTGGTCTTGATGGCGACGGCGGCGGCCTCGCCGCCGTCCGCGCTGAGGGCCGCCGCGGCGGTGTCCACGCCGGGGAGCAGCTTGTCCATCGGCAGCCGGACGCCGATCAGCCCGGTGGACGCGACGGCGACCTCGGCGGCGTTGAGGCCGAGGACCTCGGCGGTGCGCTCCGCGGTGGCGTGGGTGTCCTGGAAGCCGAGCGGTCCGGTGCAGGCGTTGGCGCCACCGGAGTTGAGGATGACGGCGGAGACGGTGCCGCCCTTGACGACCTGCTCGGACCAGTGCACGGGGGCGGCCTTGACCCGGTTGGAGGTGAAGACCCCGGCGGCATCGAGCGTGGGCCCGTCGTTGACGACCAGGGCCAGGTCGGGGGTGCCGGAGGCCTTGATGCCCGCGGTGATCCCGGCCGCGCGGAAGCCCTTCGCCGCGGTGACGCCGATGCCGGTCGCGGCGGTGCCGGGGGTGGTGGAGCTGGTCACGGTGCGACTCCAGTCTGGGGAAGGCCGAGCTCCTCGGGCAGCCCGAGGGCGATGTTCATGCTCTGGACCGCGCCGCCGGCCGTCCCCTTGGCGAGGTTGTCGATGGCGCTGATCACGGTGATGCGTCCGACGCTCTCGTCCAGCGCGACCTGGACCAGCGCGTGGTTGGAGCCGAGGACGGCGGAGGTGGCGGGCCACTGCCCCTCGGGCAGCAGGTGGACGAAGGGCTCGGCGGCGTACGCCGCGGTGTAGGCAGCGCGCAGGCTGTGCCGGGTGGTGCCGGGGCGGGCTTTGACGCTGCAGGTGGCAAGGATGCCGCGGGACATCGGCGCCAGAGTGGGGGTGAACGAGACGGCGACCCGCTCGCCGGCCACCGCCGACAGGTTCTGCGTCATCTCGGGGGTGTGCCGGTGCACGCCGCCGACGCCGTACGGACTCATGCTGCCCATCACCTCGCTGCCGAGCAGGTGCGTCTTGGCCGCCTTGCCGGCGCCGGAGGTGCCGGAGGCCGCGACCACCACCGCCTCGGGCTCGGCCAGTCCGGCGGCGTAGGCCGGGATCAGCGCGAGGGTGACGGCCGTGGGGTAGCAGCCGGGGACGGCGATCCGCTTGCTGCCCTTGAGCGCGTCCCGGGCGCCGGGCAGTTCGGGCAGCCCGTACGGCCAGGTGCCGGCGTGCGGGGAGCCGTAGAACTTCTCCCACTCGGCGGGGTCGTGCAGCCGGAAGTCGGCGCCGCAGTCGACGATCAGCACGTCCTCGCCCAACTGCGCGGCGACGGCGGCGGACTGACCGTGCGGCAGGCCGAGGAAGACCACGTCGTGGCCGGCGAGGGTCTCGGCGTCGGTGGGCTCCAGGACCCGGTCGGCCAGCGGCAGCAGGTGCGGCTGGAGCTCGCCGAGACGGGTGCCGGCGTTGGACCCGCCGGTGAGGGCGCCGATCTCGATCCGCGGGTGGTTCAGCAGCATGCGCAGGACCTCGCCCCCGGCGTAGCCGCTCGCACCCGCCACCGCCGCCCGGAACGTGCCGGGCCGGGATGTGCTGGGCGCACTCGTGGGCGTGACTGCCATGACTCCTCCTCCGCTTCGGGATAACTATACGAAGGAAGGCACATTCATGCAATCAGCTATGCGGTCAACTGTGCACCCGCCCGAGCGGGTCCTCCTCGCTGTACGGGCGCAGCCGCAGCGTCCGGGCGTCGGTCTCGCTGATCCGGCCCGCCTGCTCCAGCAGTTCCGGGATGCTGTCCTGGCCCAGGTGCAGAAAGCGCCCGTGCAGCAGGTCCAGCCGGCCGCGCGCCGCGTCGGCGACGGTCGACACCAGCAGCGGAATACTGCCCCAGTGCAGCATGTCGGCGAACATCGGCATGCCCGCCGTCATCTCGGTGGCCACCGCGCCGGGGCTGATGTCCAGCACGGTCACCCCGTGCGGGCGCAACGGCCCGGCGACGTTGTCGCTCAGCCGCAGCAGCGCCGCCTTGGAGGTGGCGTACGCCGAATAGCGCCACTCCGGGCGCAGCGCGAAGCCGGAGTTGAGGTTGACCACCCGGCCGCGCTGACGCTCCACCATCCCCGGCAGCACGGCCCGCATCATATTGAAGGGCCCGCGCAGATTGGTCTCCACCACCGACCACCACTGCAGCGGGTCCGCCTCCCAGAGCGGCACCTCGGCGCGGTCGATCTGGCCGGCGTTGTTGACCAGCAGCCCGACCGGGCCCAGGTCCCGCTCCACGCTGCGCACCGCCTCCCGCACCGCGCCGGGGCTGGTGACGTCGGCCGCGACTGCGACGCATTTCACACCCTGCTTCACGCAGGCCCGCAGAGTGTCCGTCAGCGTCTCGCGATGGCGTCCGATCACGCCCAGGTGCATGCCTTCCTCGGCCAGGCCGAGCGCGATCTCCCGTCCGATCCCCCGGCCCGCGCCGGTGATCAGGGCGACCTCTCCTTCGAGCGTCCGCAGGGGCACCGTGGACTCCTCTCGTGGCGCCGGACTGCCATTGTTGATCACCGGGCGGCACCGGCGGCCTCGGACACGCGGGCCGTGACGGAGTAACGTCGGCTCGGTTGATCTGCGGGCTGACCAGTCAGCGGGCACGGACGAATGGACGAGAAGTGAGCGACATCGCGCGGGTAGGGGTCGTCGGCTGCGGGCTGATGGGGTCGGGGATCGCCGAGGTCTTCGCCCGGGCCGGACTGGACGTCAAGGTCTCCGAGGCGAGCGGCGAGGCCCTGGAGCTCGGCCGCACCCGGCTCACCGGCTCGTTCGACACCGCCGTCAAGCGCGGCAAGCTCACCGAGGAGGAGCGCGAGGCGGCGCTGGCCCGGATCTCCTTCACCACCGAGCTGGCCGACTTCGCCGACCGCGACCTGGTCATCGAGGCGGTGGCCGAGCGCGAGGACGTCAAGAGCGCGATCTTCCAGACCCTCGACCAGGTGGTGCAGCGGCCCGACGCCATCCTGGCGTCCAACACCTCCTCCATCCCGATCGTGAAGCTGGCCTCGGCGACCTCCCGCCCGGAGCAGGTCCTCGGCATACACTTCTTCAACCCGGCCCCGGTGCAGCGGCTCGTGGAGATCATCCCGACGCTCACCACCTCGGCCGAGACGGTGACCCGCGCCGAGGCCTTCACCCGCGAGGTGCTGGCCAAGGACCCGATCCGGGCCCGCGACCGGGCCGGCTTCGTGGTCAACGCCCTGCTGGTGCCCTACCTGCTCTCGGCCGTCCGGATGTTCGAGTCCGGCGTGGCCACCGCGGAGGACATCGACAAGGGCATGGAGGCCGGCTGCGCCCACCCGATGGGCCCGCTCCGGCTGTGCGACCTGATCGGCCTGGACACCATCGTCTCCATCGCCGAGTCGATGTACCACGAGTACAAGGAACCCCTCTACGCCGCCCCGCCGCTGCTCCAGCGGATGGTCGACGCGGGGCTCCTCGGCCGCAAGTCCGGCCGCGGCTTCTACCGCTACTGAGGGCCGTACGGCTCAGCCCGCGGCGCCGGACCACTCGCCCGGGTGGTCCACCCAGCAGACGCGTTCGGGGTCGGTGAGGTCGATGCCGGGGCGGTGCACCTCGACCAGGGCCTCGAACCGCTGCTGGCTGTCGCAGGACCGGGTGACCACGGTGCCGTCCGCGCGGACGATACGGATCTGCCGGGCAGGCTCGTCGGGGCAGTAGCCCAGGACGTAGACGGCGCAGGTGCCGGCGTCGGCGTCGGCGTCGGCGTCGGCGTCGGCGTCGGCGTCCTGATCATCGCGGTCGTCGCCGTCGAGGCCATCGAGGTCGTCCAGGCCGAGGTCAAGATCGAGGTCGTCGCTCATGGCCTGAGCCTCCCCCGGGATCGGCCGGCCCGCATGTCGGACGGCGGCCGTTCAGTCCTCCGGCCACTCGCCGGGGTGGCCGCCGGCCCAGTGCACCTGGGTCGGGTCGTTGAGGTCCACGTCGGGCCGGAACAGTTTCAATGCGGCCCTGAGGTCGTTCTGGGTGGAACATGCCTCCCAGAGCGGATCGCCGCCGCCGATGCGCTGCATACGCACATGGCGGTGGCGGTCCCACGGGACCAGCGGGCTTATCTCGACGGGGTGAACGCTGAGTATCGCCATGGCTACACCCTGACCCGGGACGGCCCGGCGCGCACCTCGGACGGATCCGGCGCGTCAGCCCTTCGGCCACTGCCCCGGGCTGCCCACCCAGTGCACCTGGGCCTCGTCGGTGAGATCGAGGTCGGGCCGGAACATGGTCAGCGCGGCGACGAGGTCGGCGCCGCTGGCGCATGCCTCCCACACGGGCGGCGAGCCCGGGCGCTCGATGCGAACGTGGCGGTGCCGGTCGCCGGTCACCAGGGGGCCGATCTCGACCGGGTACGTGGCGTTTCTTGCCATACCGCCAGCCTCACCCCAAGCGGCGCGAGCCGCACGTCGGGGCGTCCGGCCGGTTCAGCGCCCCGACCACTCGCCCGGATGGTCGGCCCAGTACACCTGTGCGGGGTCGGCCAGGTCGGTGCCGGGACGCTCCCGCGCCACGAAGGCCGCGAACTGGTCCTGGCTCGCGCACAGCAATCGGACCGTGTCGCCGTCCGGGCGCACGACATGGACATAGCGGTCACGGTCCTCGGGGACGTAGGCGCCCACGTAGACGGGCTTGTCGGACTCCGGGTGCTCGGTCATGGGCCCAGCCTCACCCGGGGTGCCACCGGTCGCACGTCGGCAGGGCGCTACGGCCCGACCGGCCAGACGCCCAGGTCCCCGTCCCACTGGACCCGGCTCTCGTCGTCCAGGTCGACGCTGAGGCCGAGCTGGACGAGGAACTCCTCGGCCTCGCGGCGACTGCCGCAGGCCCGTACCGCCGGGATGCCGCCCGGGGTCGAGGCGCTGACCTGCCGGGTGCTCTGGCTCGCGTCGAGCATGCCGATGAATACCGTCGTCTCGCTCATGGCTCCACCCTCGCCCGGCGGCGCGGACCGCGCACGGCGGGCGGACAGCACCGGTCGGCTCCGGTCTGGTAGAAGTAGACGCCGCCGCAAGAAGGAGCCCGCACCGTGACCCGGCCCGCCCCCGCCGTCGAAGCCATCCGCTCCCGTTACGCCGCCGGTGACACCGACCGGTGGGAGTCGGCGGACATCGCCGTCCTGCTGGCCGAGGTCGACCGACTGCACGCCCAGCTGGCCGGCGGCACCGTCGAGTACGCCGTACAGGCCGTCATCGACGGACAGCCACGGGAGATGGTCGAGTACGGCACCGAACGCGACGCCCTGGAAATCCGGCTCGAACAGCACCGCGACGAGCAACTGACCGACTACCGGCTGGTGGTGCTGACCCGTCACATCGTCCGCACCGAATGGATCGAACAGCCCGACCCCGCAGAGATCTGAGGGCTTCGGGCCTCGCCCGTAAGAATCTGCGGTGTCTCCGCGCGTGGAACGTGTCTTCCGCTGTCCTCGCGGCTTCCGGCCTGAGAGCATACGGCTCCAGAAGTACCAGTCCGTCCGCATAGCCGCCGCTGCGTGGGCAGGCGACAAGGAGACGACTGTGGAAAGGAACTGACATGCCGTCCGTGACCATGCGCCGGAAGCGTCCGGTTACCGTCCGCACGCTCCTGTGGACCGGCCTCAACCAGGAGGAGATGCGGGAGTTCTGCGGCGGCGCGTTTCGCGTCATCGTGCCGAAGGGCCCGAGCCAGGACTCCAGGATCACCGCCGAGGTCTTCGACGAACTGCACTCGACCTGGGTCGGGGTCTACACGGGACACCATGTGGTCCGTGGCGTCCGGGGCGAGTTCTACCCGATCGACGAGGCCGTTCTCAACGAGACCTACGAGCCGGCGGACTCCGACGCGTGAGTGCCCGGGCCGTGCCACATTACCCCCAGGTGACGGATGCCGGGTCACGACCCCCCGAATGCGGGATCCGGGGGCGGGACGCCCTACGCTGAGGCCATGTCAGATCCTCAACTGATCCGTATCGGGGCGCGCTCCTCCCCGATGTCGCTGGCCCAGGTGGCGCGGGTACGGGCCGAACTGGCCGCCGAGCACCCCGGGATCGCCACCGAGGTGGTGCCGTTCACGACCTCGGGCGACCGCTGGTCCGGCGCGCTGGTGGACCTCGGCGGCAAGGGCGCCTTCACCCGGGAGCTGGACGAGGCACTGCTCGCCGGGAGCATCGACCTGGCCGTGCACTGCGTCAAGGACGTGCCCGGGGACCGGCCGGTTCCGGCCGGAACCGTGTTCGCCGCCTACCTGAAGCGCGACGACCTGCGGGACGCCCTGGTCCACCCCGGTGGGCTGACCCTGGACCAGCTTCCCGCCGGGAGCCGGATCGGCACCTCGTCCGTCCGCCGGGTGGCCCAACTCGCGCAGCGCTGGCCCGAGCTGGAGCCGGTGCCGATCCGCGGCAACGCCAACAGCCGGCTGGCCAAGCTCGACGCCGGTGACGTGGACGCGCTGATGCTGGCCGTCTCCGGCCTGGAGCGGATCGGGGCGCAGGACCGGATCACCCAGGTCCTGACGGTGGAGCAGATGATGCCGGCCGTCGGCTCGGGCACGCTCGCCCTGCAGTGCCGCAGCGAGGACGAGGCCGTGATCGAGGCCGTCGCCGCGCTCAACGACGCGGAGACCTTCCGGCAGACCACCGCCGAGCGGATGCTGCTGCATGTGCTCCAGGGCCACTGCAACTCCCCCATCGCCGCCTTCGCGACCACCGAGCACGACGGCAGGCTGTCGCTGCGGGCCCGGGTGTTCAGCGCGGACGGGAAGATCACGCTGGACGCGCACGAGTGGGACCGCAACGCGCTGGCGCTGGGAACGTCGGTGGCGGCGACGCTGCTGCGCCAGGGCGCGCACGAGGTCATCAACGCCATTCCGCACTGAGGGATCCGTTGCGCGTCAGGACGGGTGGGACTGCCCGCCCTCCACGGTGAGCAGTTCCCCGCCGTCCGGTCCGTGCAGGTCGATCCGGGTCGGCGGGGTGCGGCCGTGGGCGGTGTAGTGGTCCCGGATCCGGGCCAGCACGCCGGGCAGGGCCGCCTCGGTGTCGGAGGAGACCGGGCCCCGCTGCAGCCAGTGCAGGCACAGGGTCCAGTCCTCCGGGTCGTCGGGGGCGACGGTCCGCACCGGCTTGGCGGACACGCCGATGGCGTCGAGGGCGTCGAGGATCGCGGCCATGTCGTCCGGGTCGATTCGCCCGGGGTCGTCCTCGACCAGTGCTTCGGTCATGGTGCCCACCTACCCCGCCTCCGGCGTCACATGCGCACCAGCACCAGCCTCAGCGGCTGAACCTCAGTGGCCGAAGATGCGCACCCCGCGGTTGCGGCGCTTGGTCAGCACCACCGGCATGGTCGCGGTGTCGCCGTCGCTCGGCTCCGTGGCGGTGCCGGTGCCGGCCGGGACGGTCTTCGCGGTGGCCTTGCGCTCGCGACGGGCGGCGCGCAGTTCGGCGTTGCGGCGGCGCTCGCGGCGGGCGCCGGCCGTGGCCATCACCAGGGCTGCGCAGAAGACCAGTGTCAGCGCCATTCCGGCGAGGAATGCGCCCAGCGTGTTGACGGTGGCGAGATGGTGGTCGAAGAGGGTGGCCGAGTACTGCGGCCCCCCGTCGAGGTTGTCGGCGATCAGCACCGTGGCGAAGGCGATCGTTCCGCCCATGAGCAGCAGTCCGAGCAGCAGCATGTCACACCTCATAGGTCCGGTTGGCGTCTGCTGCTGCGCGTACCCGGGATGCCGCCGCGCTAACGCGGATCAGGCCTCATGCCCCTGCCACAGTGTGACGGAACGTCAGAGCAGCCCGTGCACGCGGGCGCTGAGGCGGGTGAGACCCAGCAGCGCGTCGATGCTCGGGGTGGGCACGCCCAGCAGGCCGCCGATCTCGCGCACCGAGCCGACCAGGGCGTCGAGTTCGAGCCTGCGCCCGGCCTGGGCGTCCTGGAGCATGGAGGTCCGGGCGACGCCGAGCTTGCGGGTGACCTGGCTGCGGTCCTCGGGGGTCTGGTCGACGGGGCAGCCGATGCGGGCGCCGATCTCGGCGGCCTCCCGCATCGCGGCATGGCAGAAGCCCATGACCAGCTCGTCGTCGAGGATGAGGTCGCCGGTCGCGCCGGTGAGGGCGGAGACCGGGTTCATCGTCATATTGCCCCAGAGCTTGAACCAGACGTCCTTCTGGATGCCGGTGGACACGGTCGCGTCCACGTCCGCGCCGCGCAGCAGCGAGACGAGCTCCTGCACCCGGGCCGACCGGGTGGTGTCGGGCTCGCCGAGGATAAGCCCGGCGCCCTTGTGGTGGTGCACCAGGCCCGGCTCGGGGGTGCTGCTACTGATGTGGACCACGCAGCCGACGACATTGCCGACGGGGATCGCGGCGGCTATCCGGCCGCCCGGGTCGACCGTGTCCAGGTGCCGGCCCTCGCAGGGGCCGCCGAAGCCCTCGAAGAACCACCAGGGGACGCCGTTGAGGGCGGTGACCACCGCGGTCTCCGGTCCGACGAGGTGGGCGAGGCTGTCCAGGGCCGAGGGCACCGCATGCGCCTTGACGGCGAGGACCACCACGTCCTGGACGCCGAGCTCGGCGGCGTCGTCGGTGGCCCGGACCGGCGCGGAGGCGACGGTGGCGCCGCCGGGCGTCTCCGCGGACTCCAGCCGCCAGCCGTGCCGACGCAACGAGGCCAGCGTCGCCCCGCGGGCGACCGCCGAGGTCTCCACGCCCGCGAGGGCGAGCCTCGCCCCGATGAACCCGCCGACCGCCCCGGCCCCCAGCACACAGATCCGCATGGGGCTGACCGTACCCCGCGGGTGTCGGCCCGGGTCAACCCCGCACGTGCTGCAGCCAGGCGGGGCGTCCGGCCAGCGTCGCCGCCGTCCGCCTCGCCTCGCGCTCGGCCAGCTCCTCGGGGGTGGCGAAGCAGTCCGGCAGCCACTCGGCGGAGCGGCCCGCGCGGGCGGCGAGGTGGCTGACATAGGCCTCGCGCTGCACCTCGGGGGTGTCCAGGCCCGGCTCGGGCTCCAGCCACTCGTCCGGCACCAGTGCGGTCACCTCCCGCAGCAGCTCGACGGTGACCAGCGGCGCCAGCGCCCGGTCCGCCCCGGCTACGTCGGGGGCGTAGCCGCCGAGGGCGTGCTCGGACATCGGGTACTTCTTCCCGATCGCCTCCGGTGCGGCCGACCAGCGGTGGTGGAAGATCAGCGCGGCGCCGTGGTCGATCAGCCACAGCCGCCGGTGCCACACCATCAGGTTGGGGCTGTGCACGGTGCGGTCGACATTGCCCATCAGGGCGTCGAACCAGACGATCCGCCCGGCCTCGGCCGGCGACATGTCGACGTCCCTGACGACCTTGGGCGCGAAGTCGCGGGCGCCCGGCAGGTAGTCCATGCCGAGGTTCAGCCCGGCGCTGGCCCGCAGCAGGTCCTGCACCTCGGGGTCCGGCTCGTGCGCGGCCACCTCCGGGTCGAACCTGACCAGCACCATCTCCGGGACCGGCAGGCCCAGGCGTCGTCCCAGCTCAGCGGTGATGACCTCGGCGACCAGGGCCTTGCGGCCCTGTGCGGCGCCGGAGAACTTCACCACGTAGGTGCCCAGGTCGTCGGTCTCGACGACGCCCGGGAGCGAGCCGCCGGCGCGCAGCGGCTCCAGGTAGTGCAGGGCCGTCACCTCGGTCAGTCCGGTACTCGCCCGCACCCGCTCCACCTCTCGTCCGCCCCCCGGCCCGGCGAGCATCGGGGCTGCCCAGCCGCCGCCCAGCATCAGCTCCACCATCCGCCACTGCGCCTCCCCCAGCAGGTCAACCATGCCGGTCGGCCGCCGATTCCGGCCGTCTGCCGGACCTGCCCACCCTGGCGGCACCGGCACCGGCGTCGCCCTCCAGTGCGTCCAGCAGGGCCACCAGCGTGGCCAGCCCGCCGCCGTCCCAGACCTCGCCGGTGAAGACGTCTTCGGCGATCCCGGCCGCGGTCTGTTCCATCTCGTCCAGCCGCTTCCGCCCGGTGGGCGTCAGCGCCGCATAGGCCACCCGGGCGTCACGGGGGTCGGGCTCCCGGACGACCAGACCGATCCGCTCCAGCGGGATCAGGCCACGGGTGACGCCGGACGCGGACAGCCCCAGCGCCTGGGCCAGGTCCACCCGGCGCAACCGGCCGCCCTCCGCCTGCCCGAGGCAGCGCAGCACCGCGAGGTCGGCGAAGCTGACGCCGTGCAGCCCGGAGAGCCGGGCGTCGAACCGCTTGACCAGCGCCGCCTGGGCGCGGACCAGGCGCAGCGACGTCTCAAGTGCCTCACTCATAGGGTCAAGGTAGCAGAAGCTTGAGCACTCAAGCATTGGCGCAGTACCGTGCTCAGTCCTGTCAGTGGGTACTAACGGCTCCCGGAC includes:
- the argB gene encoding acetylglutamate kinase — protein: MQIAPKGEQARNNTALPKALTLIEALPWLERFHGKTVVIKFGGNAMVDESLKAAFAQDVVFLRYAGLRPVIVHGGGPQISAQLEKLGIDSHFTAGLRVTTPETMDVVRMVLSGQVQRELVGMLNDHGPFAVGMTGEDAHTMTAVKRYAEVDGAQVDIGLVGDIAHVEPGAVNALLDNGRIPIISSIARGADGHVYNINADTAAAAMAVALNAEMLVVLTDVEGLYADWPASDDVISQLSANELEKLLPTLASGMLPKMEGCLRAVREGVGTARVLDGRVQHSLLLEIFTDEGIGTMVVPDDPSDTETVITGGLA
- the argJ gene encoding bifunctional glutamate N-acetyltransferase/amino-acid acetyltransferase ArgJ; amino-acid sequence: MGVTAAKGFRAAGITAGIKASGTPDLALVVNDGPTLDAAGVFTSNRVKAAPVHWSEQVVKGGTVSAVILNSGGANACTGPLGFQDTHATAERTAEVLGLNAAEVAVASTGLIGVRLPMDKLLPGVDTAAAALSADGGEAAAVAIKTTDTVHKTAVVTHADGWTVGGMAKGAGMLAPGLATMLVVLTTDAVVDAQRLDTALRAATRTTFDRVDSDGCMSTNDTVLLLASGASGVTPDQAAFAEAVRAVCADLALQLVGDAEGASKDIRIDVVNAATETEAVDVARTIARNNLLKCAVHGEDPNWGRVLSAIGTTTAVFDPDALDVAINGVWVCKSGGVGEDRDLVSMKDRQVVITADLHAGAAGATVWTNDLTAEYVHENSAYSS
- the argC gene encoding N-acetyl-gamma-glutamyl-phosphate reductase, encoding MAVTPTSAPSTSRPGTFRAAVAGASGYAGGEVLRMLLNHPRIEIGALTGGSNAGTRLGELQPHLLPLADRVLEPTDAETLAGHDVVFLGLPHGQSAAVAAQLGEDVLIVDCGADFRLHDPAEWEKFYGSPHAGTWPYGLPELPGARDALKGSKRIAVPGCYPTAVTLALIPAYAAGLAEPEAVVVAASGTSGAGKAAKTHLLGSEVMGSMSPYGVGGVHRHTPEMTQNLSAVAGERVAVSFTPTLAPMSRGILATCSVKARPGTTRHSLRAAYTAAYAAEPFVHLLPEGQWPATSAVLGSNHALVQVALDESVGRITVISAIDNLAKGTAGGAVQSMNIALGLPEELGLPQTGVAP
- a CDS encoding SDR family oxidoreductase, which translates into the protein MPLRTLEGEVALITGAGRGIGREIALGLAEEGMHLGVIGRHRETLTDTLRACVKQGVKCVAVAADVTSPGAVREAVRSVERDLGPVGLLVNNAGQIDRAEVPLWEADPLQWWSVVETNLRGPFNMMRAVLPGMVERQRGRVVNLNSGFALRPEWRYSAYATSKAALLRLSDNVAGPLRPHGVTVLDISPGAVATEMTAGMPMFADMLHWGSIPLLVSTVADAARGRLDLLHGRFLHLGQDSIPELLEQAGRISETDARTLRLRPYSEEDPLGRVHS
- a CDS encoding 3-hydroxybutyryl-CoA dehydrogenase, whose translation is MSDIARVGVVGCGLMGSGIAEVFARAGLDVKVSEASGEALELGRTRLTGSFDTAVKRGKLTEEEREAALARISFTTELADFADRDLVIEAVAEREDVKSAIFQTLDQVVQRPDAILASNTSSIPIVKLASATSRPEQVLGIHFFNPAPVQRLVEIIPTLTTSAETVTRAEAFTREVLAKDPIRARDRAGFVVNALLVPYLLSAVRMFESGVATAEDIDKGMEAGCAHPMGPLRLCDLIGLDTIVSIAESMYHEYKEPLYAAPPLLQRMVDAGLLGRKSGRGFYRY
- the hemC gene encoding hydroxymethylbilane synthase, translating into MSDPQLIRIGARSSPMSLAQVARVRAELAAEHPGIATEVVPFTTSGDRWSGALVDLGGKGAFTRELDEALLAGSIDLAVHCVKDVPGDRPVPAGTVFAAYLKRDDLRDALVHPGGLTLDQLPAGSRIGTSSVRRVAQLAQRWPELEPVPIRGNANSRLAKLDAGDVDALMLAVSGLERIGAQDRITQVLTVEQMMPAVGSGTLALQCRSEDEAVIEAVAALNDAETFRQTTAERMLLHVLQGHCNSPIAAFATTEHDGRLSLRARVFSADGKITLDAHEWDRNALALGTSVAATLLRQGAHEVINAIPH
- a CDS encoding 2-dehydropantoate 2-reductase; its protein translation is MRICVLGAGAVGGFIGARLALAGVETSAVARGATLASLRRHGWRLESAETPGGATVASAPVRATDDAAELGVQDVVVLAVKAHAVPSALDSLAHLVGPETAVVTALNGVPWWFFEGFGGPCEGRHLDTVDPGGRIAAAIPVGNVVGCVVHISSSTPEPGLVHHHKGAGLILGEPDTTRSARVQELVSLLRGADVDATVSTGIQKDVWFKLWGNMTMNPVSALTGATGDLILDDELVMGFCHAAMREAAEIGARIGCPVDQTPEDRSQVTRKLGVARTSMLQDAQAGRRLELDALVGSVREIGGLLGVPTPSIDALLGLTRLSARVHGLL
- a CDS encoding HipA family kinase, whose product is MLAGPGGGREVERVRASTGLTEVTALHYLEPLRAGGSLPGVVETDDLGTYVVKFSGAAQGRKALVAEVITAELGRRLGLPVPEMVLVRFDPEVAAHEPDPEVQDLLRASAGLNLGMDYLPGARDFAPKVVRDVDMSPAEAGRIVWFDALMGNVDRTVHSPNLMVWHRRLWLIDHGAALIFHHRWSAAPEAIGKKYPMSEHALGGYAPDVAGADRALAPLVTVELLREVTALVPDEWLEPEPGLDTPEVQREAYVSHLAARAGRSAEWLPDCFATPEELAEREARRTAATLAGRPAWLQHVRG
- a CDS encoding MarR family transcriptional regulator — translated: MSEALETSLRLVRAQAALVKRFDARLSGLHGVSFADLAVLRCLGQAEGGRLRRVDLAQALGLSASGVTRGLIPLERIGLVVREPDPRDARVAYAALTPTGRKRLDEMEQTAAGIAEDVFTGEVWDGGGLATLVALLDALEGDAGAGAARVGRSGRRPESAADRHG